A genome region from Stenotrophomonas maltophilia includes the following:
- a CDS encoding GNAT family N-acetyltransferase, whose amino-acid sequence MSSNERFLYTSVDDPLARPLFDGLEQEYDSRYADVRRRIGGSAREELQRYPAQAFAAPVGAFVLLLRDGAAISGGAFMPHRDPDTAEFKRIWTLPGLRRQGIARRVLQELEDQAARQGYRRVFLTTGFRQPEAVGLYLSHGYTALFDLEADPETVAHLPFEKHLRATTPVVTAAQALLHGAHA is encoded by the coding sequence ATGAGCAGCAACGAACGCTTCCTCTATACCTCGGTGGATGATCCGCTGGCGCGGCCTTTGTTCGATGGCCTGGAGCAGGAGTACGACAGCCGCTACGCCGACGTGCGCCGCCGCATCGGCGGCAGCGCACGCGAGGAGCTGCAGCGCTATCCGGCGCAGGCCTTCGCCGCACCGGTAGGGGCGTTCGTGCTGCTGCTGCGTGATGGCGCTGCCATCTCGGGTGGCGCCTTCATGCCGCATCGTGATCCGGATACCGCCGAGTTCAAGCGTATCTGGACGCTGCCTGGGCTGCGCCGCCAGGGCATCGCGCGACGCGTGCTGCAGGAGCTGGAAGACCAGGCGGCACGGCAAGGGTACCGACGAGTGTTCCTGACCACCGGCTTCCGTCAGCCTGAAGCCGTTGGCCTGTACCTCAGTCATGGCTACACCGCGTTGTTCGATCTGGAGGCCGACCCGGAAACGGTTGCGCATCTGCCGTTCGAGAAGCACCTGCGGGCGACGACGCCTGTCGTTACCGCTGCACAGGCACTGCTGCACGGAGCCCACGCATGA
- a CDS encoding M20 aminoacylase family protein, with protein MSGESAVAPGHARRTSPTTGVLPEIAARAEAAIAIRHDLHRHPELAFEEHRTSARVAELLQQWGYEVTTGLGGTGVVGTLQRGHGSRRLGLRADIDALPIHEDSGLAYASQTEGLMHACGHDGHTAILLSAAHYLAHHGRIDGTLQLVFQPAEETGSGASKMIADGLFERFPVDAIYGLHNWPGVPVGHFGFVDGPAMASVDWARLKVIGKGGHGAEPQGSVDPILVAAHIITALQSVVSRNVDPRQMGVVTVGSIHGGQAANVIPDVVELKLTVRAYLPEVRDTLRRRVTELAEQIAAAFGARAEIEFPRGFPSVINHPQQTAYIREVAVQGFGAEQVVPEFAPRTASEDFAFLLQARPGSFVFVGNGDSAPLHSPRYVFNDAAIAPAASLWARLAEDYLVKDAT; from the coding sequence ATGAGCGGAGAAAGCGCGGTAGCGCCGGGCCACGCCCGGCGGACTTCCCCAACAACCGGCGTGCTGCCTGAGATCGCAGCACGCGCCGAGGCCGCCATCGCGATCCGCCATGACCTGCATCGGCACCCTGAGCTGGCCTTCGAGGAGCATCGCACCAGCGCCCGCGTGGCCGAACTGCTGCAGCAGTGGGGTTATGAGGTGACCACCGGGCTCGGTGGCACCGGCGTGGTCGGCACGCTGCAGCGCGGGCACGGCAGCCGTCGCCTCGGCCTGCGCGCCGACATCGACGCACTGCCGATCCATGAGGACTCCGGCCTGGCCTATGCCAGCCAGACCGAGGGCCTGATGCATGCCTGCGGTCATGATGGCCACACCGCCATCCTGCTGTCTGCCGCGCATTACCTGGCCCACCACGGACGGATCGATGGGACCCTGCAGCTGGTATTCCAGCCGGCCGAGGAAACCGGCTCGGGTGCATCGAAGATGATTGCCGACGGCCTGTTCGAGCGCTTCCCGGTGGATGCGATCTATGGCCTGCACAACTGGCCGGGCGTGCCGGTGGGCCATTTCGGTTTCGTCGACGGGCCAGCGATGGCCTCGGTGGACTGGGCGCGACTGAAGGTGATCGGCAAGGGCGGCCACGGCGCCGAGCCGCAGGGCAGTGTCGACCCGATCCTGGTGGCGGCACACATCATCACCGCGCTGCAGAGCGTGGTGTCACGCAACGTCGACCCGCGGCAGATGGGCGTGGTTACCGTGGGCTCGATCCATGGCGGGCAGGCCGCCAATGTGATTCCGGACGTGGTGGAGCTGAAGCTGACGGTGCGCGCCTACCTGCCCGAGGTGCGCGATACACTGCGGCGCCGCGTCACCGAACTTGCCGAGCAGATCGCGGCGGCGTTCGGGGCACGCGCCGAGATCGAGTTCCCGCGCGGCTTCCCGAGCGTGATCAACCACCCGCAGCAGACCGCCTACATCCGCGAGGTGGCCGTGCAGGGCTTCGGTGCCGAACAGGTGGTGCCCGAATTCGCGCCACGCACCGCCAGCGAGGATTTCGCCTTCCTGCTGCAGGCGCGGCCCGGCAGCTTCGTGTTCGTGGGTAACGGTGACAGCGCCCCGCTGCACAGCCCGCGCTATGTGTTCAACGATGCGGCCATCGCACCCGCCGCCAGCCTGTGGGCGCGGCTGGCCGAAGACTATCTGGTGAAGGACGCGACATGA
- a CDS encoding LLM class flavin-dependent oxidoreductase: MSTTPRHIPFGIMLQGPGSHMHAWKHPSNPADASVNLQFYIDIARTAENNGIAFGFVADGLYINEKSIPHFLNRFEPISLLSALATATKKIGLAGTLSTSYSDPFTVARQFASLDLLSGGRAGWNVVTSPLEGSGRNYGRPHPEHALRYQIADEYLDVVQGLWDSWDDDAFVRERDSGTFFAPEKFRRLDHKGRFFQVEGPLNIQRSPQGQPVIFQAGSSDDGIALAGKYADAVFTHSPSLEETRAFTQKVKNSAIAHGRSGNDVKIFPGIGPIVGRTAEEAEAKYQAIAALATLEDALAYLGRFFDHHDFSQYDPDAPFPALGDIGSNSFRSTTDRIKQDAREKGLSLRQVALEAVSPRPNFIGTPEHVADELIRWFDAGASDGFILGFAAQREGLDDFVTQVLPILQARGYHQRELEGQTLREHLGLPYKASRYSTDAEPARKVG; the protein is encoded by the coding sequence ATGAGCACCACCCCGCGCCACATTCCGTTCGGCATCATGCTGCAGGGCCCTGGCAGCCACATGCATGCCTGGAAGCATCCATCCAATCCGGCCGATGCCAGCGTCAACCTGCAGTTCTACATCGACATCGCGCGCACCGCCGAGAACAACGGAATTGCCTTTGGCTTCGTGGCCGATGGGCTGTACATCAACGAGAAGTCGATCCCGCATTTCCTCAACCGCTTTGAGCCGATCTCGCTGCTGTCGGCACTGGCCACGGCAACGAAGAAGATTGGCCTGGCCGGCACGCTGTCGACCTCCTACAGCGACCCGTTCACCGTGGCCCGGCAGTTTGCCTCGCTGGATCTTCTCAGCGGCGGCCGCGCCGGTTGGAACGTGGTGACCTCACCGCTGGAAGGCTCCGGCCGCAACTACGGCCGCCCGCATCCGGAGCACGCTCTGCGCTACCAGATCGCCGATGAGTATCTGGACGTCGTGCAGGGGCTGTGGGATTCGTGGGATGACGATGCCTTCGTGCGCGAGCGTGACAGTGGCACGTTCTTCGCACCGGAGAAGTTCCGCCGCCTCGATCACAAGGGCCGCTTCTTCCAGGTGGAAGGGCCGCTCAACATCCAGCGTTCGCCACAGGGCCAGCCGGTGATCTTCCAGGCCGGTTCGTCTGATGATGGTATCGCGCTGGCCGGCAAGTACGCCGATGCGGTGTTCACCCATTCGCCGTCGCTGGAAGAAACCCGCGCGTTCACCCAGAAGGTGAAGAACTCGGCGATCGCGCACGGCCGCAGCGGCAACGACGTGAAGATCTTCCCGGGCATCGGTCCCATCGTCGGCCGTACTGCCGAGGAGGCCGAAGCCAAATACCAGGCGATTGCCGCGTTGGCGACGCTGGAAGATGCGCTGGCCTACCTCGGGCGCTTCTTCGATCACCATGATTTCAGCCAGTACGACCCGGATGCACCGTTCCCGGCGCTTGGCGACATCGGCAGCAATTCGTTCCGCTCCACCACCGACCGCATCAAGCAGGACGCGCGCGAGAAGGGACTGAGCCTGCGCCAGGTGGCGCTGGAAGCGGTCAGCCCACGGCCAAACTTCATCGGCACACCGGAGCATGTGGCCGATGAGCTGATCCGCTGGTTCGATGCGGGTGCCAGCGATGGCTTCATTCTCGGCTTCGCCGCACAGCGCGAAGGCCTGGACGATTTCGTGACCCAGGTGCTGCCGATCCTGCAGGCGCGCGGTTACCACCAGCGCGAGCTGGAAGGACAGACCCTGCGCGAGCATCTGGGGCTGCCGTACAAGGCCAGCCGCTATTCGACCGATGCCGAACCGGCGCGGAAGGTAGGGTAG
- a CDS encoding MsnO8 family LLM class oxidoreductase produces MSYQISVLDKSPVAEGASPEQALRNSLQLAQRAEQLGYHRYWFAEHHATPTLASPAPEVIAAWVLAQTRRIRIGSGGVMLRHYAPYKVAENFNLLAALAPGRVDLGVGKAPGGLPASTAALAAGRPAFADFDQQLRDLEGYLSGAEADVLARPVPQQAPERFLLGASPQSAKQAAELGWRFVYAAHFDGDPKHIEAAFDAYRSVSSQPPLLATVAFAAPTAEAAARHIGALRVYKLHLGPGQAVNLPSPEAAAEYARQVGVADFRIEETRPSVLSGDAQHVRDELDALHRRFGVGEFILDAPVADLDARLTSLELLSPAPRAAVA; encoded by the coding sequence ATGAGCTATCAGATCAGCGTACTGGACAAGAGCCCGGTGGCCGAAGGTGCCTCGCCAGAGCAGGCGCTGCGCAACAGCCTGCAGTTGGCCCAGCGCGCCGAACAGCTGGGCTATCACCGGTACTGGTTTGCCGAGCACCATGCCACGCCGACGTTGGCGAGTCCCGCACCCGAGGTGATTGCGGCGTGGGTGCTGGCGCAGACCCGGCGCATCCGTATCGGCAGCGGCGGGGTGATGCTGCGCCACTACGCGCCGTACAAGGTGGCGGAGAACTTCAACCTGCTGGCAGCGTTGGCGCCAGGGCGCGTGGATCTGGGCGTGGGCAAGGCGCCGGGCGGCCTGCCAGCGTCGACTGCCGCGCTGGCGGCCGGGCGCCCGGCGTTCGCCGACTTCGACCAGCAGCTGCGCGACCTTGAGGGCTATCTGTCCGGCGCTGAAGCCGATGTGCTGGCGCGTCCGGTTCCGCAGCAGGCGCCGGAGCGCTTCCTGCTCGGTGCCAGCCCGCAGAGCGCGAAGCAGGCGGCCGAGCTGGGCTGGCGCTTCGTCTACGCCGCGCACTTCGATGGCGACCCGAAGCATATCGAGGCGGCGTTCGACGCCTACCGCAGCGTCTCCTCGCAGCCCCCTCTGTTGGCGACGGTGGCCTTCGCCGCACCTACGGCCGAAGCGGCTGCGCGGCACATCGGTGCGCTACGCGTCTACAAGCTGCACCTTGGTCCCGGGCAGGCGGTGAACCTGCCCAGCCCCGAGGCGGCTGCCGAGTACGCACGCCAGGTGGGCGTGGCGGACTTCCGCATCGAGGAAACGCGCCCCAGCGTGCTGTCCGGCGATGCGCAGCATGTGCGTGACGAACTGGACGCGCTGCACCGGCGCTTCGGCGTGGGTGAGTTCATTCTCGATGCGCCGGTGGCCGACCTCGACGCACGCCTGACATCCCTTGAACTGCTGTCGCCCGCGCCACGCGCGGCGGTGGCCTGA
- a CDS encoding DUF3088 family protein has product MSLDATDKPILFLLDREFEDGQIPGQRFFCRHSLLLEGALSSIDGLDAQLDVRRIGFARPRREVIAEIGEQDQSLPKLVLPQGVRSDLASGAHQDRQYISGAEPILAALNGLLGIPVAHP; this is encoded by the coding sequence GTGAGTCTGGACGCAACCGACAAGCCCATCCTGTTCCTGCTCGATCGTGAGTTCGAGGACGGACAGATTCCCGGCCAGCGCTTCTTCTGCCGGCACAGCCTGCTGTTGGAAGGGGCGCTGTCGAGCATCGACGGCCTGGACGCGCAGCTGGACGTGCGCCGCATCGGCTTCGCGCGGCCGCGCCGCGAGGTGATCGCCGAGATCGGCGAGCAGGACCAGTCACTGCCGAAGCTGGTGCTGCCGCAGGGCGTGCGCAGCGACCTGGCCAGCGGCGCGCACCAGGACCGCCAGTACATCTCCGGTGCCGAGCCGATTCTGGCCGCGCTGAATGGATTGCTCGGCATTCCCGTGGCCCACCCCTGA
- the msuE gene encoding FMN reductase, translating to MSSALKVVALVGSPTSSATSRTLLLVRYLLESLQQRVHASVDLVELAPIARSLGQSLSRDEVEPAVEQALQTIEAAGLLVVAAPVYRGSFPGLFKHLVDFIGLEALVDTPVLLAATGGSERHALVIDHQLRPLFSFLQAHTLPVGVYATPADFDGEHINSAALQARIALATERAAGHLTAQTLAVPAPLRRIA from the coding sequence ATGTCTTCTGCATTGAAGGTGGTTGCATTAGTGGGGTCGCCGACCAGTTCGGCGACGTCGCGCACGTTGCTGCTGGTGCGGTATCTGCTGGAGTCGTTGCAGCAGCGGGTGCACGCCAGTGTGGATCTGGTGGAGCTGGCGCCGATCGCGCGCTCGCTGGGGCAGTCGTTGTCGCGCGACGAAGTGGAGCCCGCCGTGGAGCAGGCGCTGCAGACGATCGAGGCGGCCGGGCTGCTGGTAGTGGCTGCGCCGGTCTATCGGGGATCGTTTCCGGGGCTGTTCAAGCATCTGGTCGACTTCATCGGGCTGGAAGCGTTGGTGGACACGCCGGTACTGCTGGCGGCAACCGGTGGCAGCGAGCGCCATGCGCTGGTGATCGACCACCAGCTGCGGCCGTTGTTCAGTTTCCTGCAGGCGCACACACTTCCAGTCGGGGTGTACGCCACGCCGGCCGACTTCGATGGCGAGCACATCAACAGTGCGGCCCTGCAGGCGCGGATTGCGCTGGCGACCGAGCGTGCGGCCGGGCATCTGACCGCACAGACGCTGGCGGTACCGGCTCCGCTGCGACGCATCGCCTGA
- a CDS encoding TonB-dependent receptor plug domain-containing protein, translating into MPAAHTPVLSSLAVLIAATLATSPSHAAEADTDPATTAATANVAASTLDAVVVTGSRTSTRTVKNSSTPIDVISAEDLTATGQANLLEALQRALPSLSQIGGYQSDQESLIRGYQLRNLSPGYTLVLVNGKRRNASAYVSGANGGGFPGHAWADLALIPVSAIDHVEVLRDGASAIYGSDAITGVVNVILKSQAQGGELAVESGQSIDGDGSRTSVRANVGLPWGADGFVNLSGETTRQHHAIRTRRYIDGYLSYPAVDANGNLVALRPNNRLPAGASPNPAEANRNAEANTILSSPSYALKAFAVNVGHGLGDSAQFYANATASDRTAQAIQNFRLPATIFTTYKAPGVLSVFPDGFLPVLETKEKQYTGTAGVKGQIAGWDYDASLTGNRSTVRTYTRNSVNYSLPYPGSPTDFYDGKLDYQQGIANLDLRRGFEVAAFASPLEVSAGAEYQHERYERGAGQWESYTGFGAAAFVGYSTADAVKATRNSKAVYVGAATNITSRWYLDAAARWEDHSDFGSVSTGRLTTRFDFTDALGVRATVSNGFHAPSLGAQFYQATGSCPCGTTLVAQVSSPAAIALGATPLKPEKATNYSLGVTWDPSPAFHLAVDAYQIDIRGQLGQSSQIGYNAQDPARITDNSGTVLSAAQKNTIDALLGSAGISILPGDAFYASYFTNVGNTRTRGVELTLEANQETAWGKLRWSYAANVGRTTIQKVSDIPAVLQGLPNINLLTKSSEYALRFRTPSYTQVAGLGWQNGRWRSNVDFTYYGPIKRLNNGVEYKQPPVLVTNLSGAVELGAGWSAALGINNVFDKRTRKVPEYARSATDVASIETTWDNGDVLGNVGAYWYGRVNYRF; encoded by the coding sequence ATGCCTGCCGCCCACACTCCTGTCCTGAGCTCTCTTGCCGTCCTGATCGCGGCCACCCTGGCCACGTCGCCCAGCCATGCCGCTGAAGCCGATACGGATCCTGCCACCACGGCAGCAACCGCCAATGTCGCGGCATCCACGTTGGATGCCGTGGTGGTGACCGGCTCGCGCACCAGCACGCGTACGGTGAAGAACAGCTCCACGCCGATCGATGTGATCTCGGCCGAAGACCTCACCGCCACCGGCCAGGCCAACCTGCTGGAAGCACTGCAACGCGCGCTGCCGTCGCTCAGCCAGATCGGTGGCTACCAGAGCGACCAGGAGAGCCTGATCCGTGGCTACCAGCTGCGCAACCTGTCGCCGGGCTACACGCTGGTGCTGGTGAACGGCAAGCGCCGCAATGCCAGTGCCTATGTCAGTGGCGCCAACGGCGGTGGCTTCCCCGGCCATGCCTGGGCCGATCTGGCGTTGATTCCGGTCTCGGCCATCGACCATGTGGAAGTGCTGCGCGATGGCGCTTCAGCCATCTATGGCTCGGATGCGATTACCGGTGTGGTCAACGTGATCCTGAAATCGCAGGCACAGGGTGGCGAACTGGCTGTGGAAAGCGGTCAGAGCATCGACGGCGATGGTTCGCGCACCAGCGTGCGTGCGAATGTGGGACTGCCGTGGGGCGCCGATGGCTTCGTCAACCTGTCGGGCGAGACCACGCGGCAGCACCACGCGATCCGTACCCGCCGCTACATCGATGGCTATCTGAGCTATCCGGCGGTAGATGCCAACGGCAATCTGGTTGCGCTGCGCCCGAACAACCGGTTGCCGGCCGGCGCATCGCCGAACCCGGCCGAGGCCAACCGCAATGCCGAGGCCAACACCATCCTCAGCTCGCCCTCGTATGCGCTGAAGGCGTTTGCGGTGAACGTGGGCCATGGGCTGGGCGACAGCGCACAGTTCTATGCCAATGCCACCGCCAGCGATCGCACCGCGCAGGCGATCCAGAACTTCCGCCTGCCGGCGACCATCTTCACCACCTACAAGGCACCCGGCGTGTTGAGTGTGTTCCCCGATGGCTTCCTGCCGGTGCTGGAAACCAAGGAGAAGCAGTACACCGGCACGGCGGGCGTGAAAGGCCAGATTGCGGGGTGGGACTACGACGCCAGCCTGACCGGCAACCGCAGCACGGTGCGTACCTACACCCGCAACTCGGTGAACTATTCGCTGCCGTACCCCGGCTCGCCGACCGACTTCTACGACGGCAAGCTGGACTACCAGCAGGGCATCGCCAACCTGGACCTGCGCCGTGGCTTCGAGGTGGCGGCGTTCGCTTCGCCGCTGGAAGTGAGCGCGGGCGCGGAGTACCAGCACGAACGGTACGAACGTGGGGCAGGGCAGTGGGAGTCGTACACCGGCTTCGGTGCTGCTGCATTCGTGGGCTACTCCACCGCCGATGCGGTGAAGGCTACGCGCAACAGCAAGGCGGTCTATGTGGGCGCGGCCACCAACATCACCTCGCGCTGGTACCTGGATGCGGCCGCTCGCTGGGAAGACCATTCCGACTTTGGCAGTGTCTCCACCGGCCGCCTGACCACGCGATTTGACTTCACCGACGCGCTGGGTGTGCGGGCCACGGTCAGTAACGGCTTCCATGCGCCCAGCCTGGGCGCGCAGTTCTACCAGGCCACCGGCAGCTGCCCCTGCGGCACCACGCTGGTGGCGCAGGTGTCGTCGCCGGCAGCGATCGCACTGGGTGCCACACCGCTGAAGCCTGAGAAAGCCACCAACTACAGCCTCGGCGTGACCTGGGACCCGAGCCCGGCCTTCCACCTGGCCGTGGATGCGTACCAGATCGATATCCGTGGCCAGCTCGGGCAGTCCAGCCAGATCGGCTACAACGCGCAGGATCCGGCGCGTATCACCGACAACAGTGGCACGGTGCTGAGTGCGGCGCAGAAGAACACCATCGATGCGCTGCTGGGTTCGGCCGGTATCAGCATCCTGCCGGGTGATGCGTTCTACGCCAGCTACTTCACCAACGTGGGCAACACCCGCACACGCGGCGTCGAATTGACCCTGGAAGCGAACCAGGAAACGGCATGGGGCAAGCTGCGCTGGAGCTACGCGGCCAACGTAGGGCGCACCACCATCCAGAAGGTCAGCGACATTCCGGCGGTGCTGCAGGGGCTGCCGAACATCAACCTGCTGACAAAGAGCAGCGAGTACGCGCTGCGCTTCCGTACGCCGAGCTACACGCAGGTGGCCGGGCTGGGGTGGCAGAACGGGCGCTGGCGTTCGAATGTGGACTTCACGTATTACGGCCCGATCAAACGCCTGAACAATGGCGTGGAGTACAAGCAGCCGCCGGTGCTGGTGACCAATCTCTCCGGTGCGGTGGAACTGGGTGCGGGCTGGAGTGCGGCGCTGGGCATCAACAACGTGTTCGACAAGCGCACCCGCAAGGTGCCGGAGTACGCGCGCAGTGCCACCGATGTGGCCAGCATCGAGACGACCTGGGACAACGGCGACGTGCTGGGCAACGTTGGGGCGTACTGGTATGGGCGGGTCAATTACCGGTTCTGA